In the genome of bacterium, one region contains:
- a CDS encoding bifunctional 5,10-methylenetetrahydrofolate dehydrogenase/5,10-methenyltetrahydrofolate cyclohydrolase codes for MDKVLKGKPVAEKLYEESRIIAEKYKGVPKLLSVMIGGDEASKQYVRSKSKKLSALGFEFELLELSDEITENEAQEKIGDAIESLNPDGIIIERPVPKHINFWQLAELIPPISDIDCQRYDSLGRLMAGNPIFVPATAGAVVELLRFYGIKTAGKRITLIGRSLTVGLPLSVMLLWKNDYGNATLTVCHSRTKELQDSLKNAEIIISAAGKAGLIKREMVSDGVIVIDVGINFVNGKLVGDVDFEEVSMKAAAITPVPGGVGAVTTAYLIKNLAKAFELRKKLA; via the coding sequence ATGGACAAAGTATTGAAGGGAAAGCCAGTCGCAGAAAAACTTTACGAGGAGTCCAGAATCATTGCGGAAAAGTATAAAGGTGTGCCCAAACTTCTTTCTGTGATGATCGGCGGTGACGAAGCGAGCAAACAGTATGTTCGCTCTAAAAGCAAAAAGCTTAGCGCTCTTGGTTTCGAGTTTGAGCTCCTCGAGTTGTCCGATGAGATAACAGAAAATGAAGCACAGGAAAAAATTGGAGATGCGATAGAGTCGCTGAACCCGGACGGTATAATAATAGAGCGTCCAGTGCCGAAACACATAAATTTCTGGCAGCTTGCGGAACTTATCCCCCCTATTTCGGACATCGATTGCCAGCGCTACGATTCCTTGGGGAGACTTATGGCGGGCAATCCTATTTTTGTTCCTGCAACGGCTGGAGCTGTCGTGGAGCTTTTGCGATTTTATGGGATAAAAACTGCTGGAAAACGCATTACGCTTATCGGTAGAAGCCTTACCGTTGGTCTTCCGCTTTCGGTTATGCTCCTTTGGAAGAATGACTATGGTAATGCAACATTAACTGTATGCCATTCAAGAACAAAAGAGTTGCAAGATTCACTTAAAAATGCTGAAATAATCATATCAGCAGCGGGAAAAGCAGGACTTATAAAACGAGAAATGGTTTCCGATGGCGTTATTGTGATAGATGTCGGGATAAATTTCGTTAACGGCAAACTCGTTGGTGATGTTGACTTTGAGGAAGTCAGTATGAAGGCAGCAGCGATAACACCTGTCCCTGGTGGGGTTGGCGCTGTAACCACTGCTTACCTGATAAAAAATCTTGCCAAAGCTTTCGAATTACGAAAAAAACTTGCTTAA
- a CDS encoding polymer-forming cytoskeletal protein — MGILGSKKNNDPDENLDSLIGEGSVFSGELSVKGSIRIDGRLEGKLTTTGHLTVGKKGVIISPTINCNTAHIAGSVKGDINAKEQVYLASTAKVEGNISSSSLVIEEGAYFHGSSIMGKGKKPILTEPTESQEKER, encoded by the coding sequence ATGGGTATTCTTGGTAGCAAAAAGAACAACGACCCTGACGAGAACCTCGACTCGTTGATAGGGGAAGGTTCGGTGTTTTCGGGCGAGCTTAGCGTTAAGGGGAGCATAAGGATTGACGGCAGGCTCGAGGGTAAGCTAACCACGACAGGGCATCTAACCGTGGGGAAAAAAGGTGTAATAATCTCGCCAACGATAAACTGCAATACTGCTCACATTGCGGGTTCGGTTAAAGGCGACATAAATGCTAAGGAACAGGTATATCTTGCCAGCACTGCCAAGGTTGAGGGGAATATTTCGTCAAGCTCGCTCGTTATTGAAGAGGGAGCATACTTTCACGGATCAAGTATAATGGGCAAGGGTAAGAAGCCCATTTTGACGGAACCAACCGAAAGTCAGGAGAAGGAGCGTTAA
- a CDS encoding V-type ATP synthase subunit I, with translation MAVVPMKKVGIIGYKPDWNAIVEALQQESVVHVEPINPPDMDVSDLETKLSRLDSAAKFVVENLERKPPKPILSPKQVENLIKKCDIDKILSELEKLKDERDRLSSEANRIKSKIESLQPWKSCPLPLKDIGETNYTRIIAGTVPQRRLDELAEKLEENELAYFNLVSITHEGAHLIVVFHKDAAKDVEQILTRYEFARWEPREFVDTAANEIKKLEQKLSELEQKLSEITSSVRGYGDFVPSLWAAADSLEQTIAQYNALSTALKTDMTFAIQGWVPKQRFEKLKRKLEATFETVEVLELPVLPEDDPPVALKNPRLIEPFEVVTDLYGRPVKGMVDPTPFIAPFFAIYFALCLTDAGYGLILTLIALAGLMKFKAPGTRKFLRMILYVGIATIGAGIITGSYFGIALPEPSEATGLAAFALKLKLFDPLNDIMLFFAISIAFGAVQLSVGFLLSLYVAVKQAKSFMRKFHGVFVNIAWVVETVGLGLFLIHYVVPDKVPGWGVAGVSLIKLGAAGIVLGHSIIGPLAGYSIAQSIGKALAFDGLYGIIGLFSDILSFVRITALGLSTSIVAGVITDLTTKMKGALFIVGILVLIGGHLFYSIFSALGAFVHPARLQFVEFFSKFYEAGGRNFEPFRRKYKRLEVI, from the coding sequence ATGGCTGTAGTTCCGATGAAAAAGGTCGGGATAATTGGATACAAACCCGACTGGAACGCTATAGTCGAGGCTTTGCAGCAGGAAAGTGTCGTCCATGTGGAACCGATAAATCCACCCGATATGGATGTATCAGACCTCGAGACGAAACTTTCGCGTCTCGACAGCGCAGCTAAATTTGTCGTGGAGAACCTTGAGCGTAAGCCGCCCAAGCCTATTCTTTCTCCCAAACAAGTTGAGAACCTTATAAAAAAGTGCGATATAGACAAAATTCTTTCGGAACTGGAGAAGCTAAAAGATGAACGGGATAGACTTTCATCGGAAGCCAACCGAATAAAAAGTAAAATTGAATCACTTCAACCATGGAAAAGCTGTCCATTGCCGTTAAAGGACATAGGCGAGACAAATTACACGAGGATAATAGCGGGTACGGTTCCTCAAAGGCGGCTTGATGAGCTTGCGGAAAAACTTGAGGAAAACGAACTCGCTTACTTCAATCTTGTGAGTATTACTCATGAGGGCGCTCACCTTATCGTTGTTTTTCACAAGGATGCGGCGAAGGATGTAGAACAGATACTTACTCGATACGAGTTTGCGAGGTGGGAGCCACGAGAGTTTGTGGATACCGCGGCAAACGAAATAAAAAAACTTGAGCAAAAGCTTTCGGAGCTTGAGCAGAAGCTTTCGGAGATAACATCGAGCGTGCGAGGATACGGTGATTTCGTGCCGTCGCTATGGGCTGCTGCCGATTCACTTGAGCAGACTATTGCGCAGTATAACGCGCTTTCCACCGCGCTTAAAACCGACATGACATTCGCCATTCAGGGATGGGTTCCGAAACAAAGGTTTGAGAAGCTGAAAAGAAAACTTGAGGCTACATTTGAGACGGTTGAGGTTTTGGAGCTTCCCGTTTTGCCCGAGGACGACCCGCCTGTCGCATTGAAAAATCCGAGGCTTATTGAACCCTTTGAAGTCGTAACCGACCTTTACGGTCGTCCGGTGAAGGGAATGGTTGACCCTACCCCGTTTATTGCCCCATTTTTTGCCATATATTTTGCGCTTTGCCTCACAGACGCGGGATACGGATTAATATTGACTCTCATCGCGCTCGCCGGGCTAATGAAGTTTAAAGCTCCCGGAACGAGAAAATTTCTGCGCATGATACTGTATGTGGGAATAGCCACTATCGGCGCTGGAATAATAACCGGAAGCTATTTTGGAATAGCACTTCCCGAGCCATCAGAGGCGACTGGGCTTGCAGCTTTCGCGTTAAAGTTAAAATTATTTGACCCACTAAATGATATCATGCTTTTCTTCGCTATTTCGATAGCCTTCGGCGCCGTGCAGCTTTCGGTTGGTTTTTTGCTCTCGCTTTATGTCGCTGTTAAGCAGGCAAAAAGTTTTATGAGAAAGTTCCACGGAGTTTTTGTAAACATAGCCTGGGTGGTGGAAACTGTTGGACTGGGACTTTTCCTTATCCACTATGTTGTGCCTGATAAAGTTCCTGGCTGGGGCGTTGCCGGAGTTAGTCTTATAAAATTGGGTGCTGCGGGAATAGTTCTGGGTCATAGTATTATCGGTCCGCTGGCGGGTTATTCTATAGCTCAATCTATAGGCAAAGCTCTTGCATTCGATGGCTTATACGGTATCATAGGATTGTTCTCGGACATTCTGTCTTTTGTAAGGATAACGGCGCTTGGGCTTTCCACGAGCATAGTAGCCGGTGTTATAACTGACCTGACCACCAAAATGAAAGGTGCGCTTTTCATCGTGGGAATATTGGTTCTAATCGGTGGCCATCTGTTTTATTCAATTTTCTCTGCGCTCGGAGCGTTCGTGCACCCCGCAAGGTTGCAGTTTGTCGAGTTCTTCAGTAAATTCTACGAAGCGGGCGGGCGAAACTTTGAACCGTTCAGAAGAAAGTATAAGCGACTCGAAGTAATATGA
- a CDS encoding FAD-dependent oxidoreductase, whose amino-acid sequence MDKKVNLLVVGGGAAGMSIAAAAKRAQPEWNVTVIEAGEWISFGACGIPYYIDGRVKSIDDLVVLTPEDAQKKKGVNALVKHIVEDVDVNAHRALVHDIEGDRTLVFEYEKLAIATGAKPIIPSIQGTNSEGVFSIRSLYDAIKIRRFIEENSPKEAVIIGAGFVGMEMAESLTMLGIKVTVIELLPTVLGLYDSQMRDAVISEGKDNGVDFKLEERVSAIETKNGKVSAVHTDKGDYKADIVIMSVGIRPNVELARKIGLELGAGGAIYVDLKGATSRPNIFAAGDCAQIRDLITGNWIWVPLGTTANRQGRAIGYTIAGKSTPFRGIVRSAVTKFFTLGIQVVGMPKEEGTKLGWKLVETTIKSSSHTHYYPGAKTSWTHLYADATTLRILGGQYVGPAESVKRFDVIVAAVSNRMTAEDLAYMNIPYAPPVGTVWDPINIAASKLIKS is encoded by the coding sequence ATGGATAAGAAAGTAAATCTTCTCGTGGTAGGTGGTGGCGCGGCAGGAATGAGCATAGCTGCTGCCGCAAAAAGAGCTCAGCCTGAATGGAATGTAACAGTAATAGAAGCAGGTGAATGGATATCATTCGGGGCATGCGGCATTCCATATTATATAGACGGTCGGGTCAAAAGTATAGATGATCTTGTCGTTTTAACTCCCGAAGACGCCCAAAAGAAGAAGGGAGTAAATGCTCTGGTAAAGCACATCGTTGAGGATGTCGATGTTAACGCCCATAGAGCTTTGGTACACGATATAGAGGGTGATAGAACTCTCGTATTCGAGTACGAAAAGCTTGCCATAGCCACTGGCGCAAAGCCGATAATACCATCAATTCAAGGAACTAATTCAGAGGGAGTTTTTTCCATAAGGTCACTCTATGATGCAATAAAAATTAGGCGGTTCATAGAGGAAAACTCACCTAAAGAGGCTGTCATAATAGGCGCCGGATTCGTTGGGATGGAAATGGCGGAATCTTTGACCATGCTCGGAATCAAGGTAACGGTAATAGAGCTTCTGCCGACAGTCTTGGGACTTTACGACTCTCAAATGCGGGATGCCGTCATATCAGAAGGAAAAGACAACGGAGTCGACTTCAAACTGGAAGAACGGGTCTCAGCAATAGAAACTAAAAACGGTAAGGTATCAGCTGTGCACACCGACAAGGGCGATTACAAAGCCGACATTGTTATAATGTCAGTAGGGATACGACCCAATGTCGAGCTTGCTCGCAAAATAGGGCTTGAACTGGGTGCTGGCGGAGCTATCTATGTAGACCTTAAAGGTGCGACAAGTCGGCCGAACATTTTCGCAGCAGGAGACTGCGCGCAAATAAGAGACCTGATAACGGGTAATTGGATTTGGGTGCCTTTGGGAACCACCGCCAACCGACAGGGAAGAGCAATAGGATATACCATAGCAGGGAAATCAACGCCGTTCAGGGGAATAGTCCGTTCCGCGGTAACAAAATTCTTCACACTCGGAATTCAGGTTGTGGGTATGCCGAAAGAGGAGGGCACAAAGTTGGGTTGGAAGCTGGTCGAGACAACGATAAAGTCATCATCGCACACACACTATTATCCTGGCGCGAAAACAAGCTGGACCCATCTTTATGCCGACGCGACCACACTGAGAATCCTCGGGGGACAGTATGTCGGACCAGCGGAATCGGTCAAGCGTTTCGATGTGATCGTCGCTGCAGTCTCCAACAGAATGACCGCCGAAGACCTTGCATACATGAACATACCTTATGCGCCACCCGTGGGAACGGTGTGGGACCCGATAAATATCGCGGCATCAAAGCTCATTAAATCCTGA